In Lolium rigidum isolate FL_2022 chromosome 3, APGP_CSIRO_Lrig_0.1, whole genome shotgun sequence, the genomic window CCTCCTCGCCCGCTCCCTCCCGCCCTCCTTCCGCGAGCTCTCCTTCCTCCTCTGCGACGGCTTCTCCTCCCGCGGACTCGCCTCCATCGCATCCCATTGCAGGTAATAATGCATCTCCCTGTGCGACGGCTTCCCTTCATTCCAACTTAACTGCTCTATAGCACACGTTAACGGCGGATTAATTTGACGCGAGAGATGTGCTCCATTTTCGGTTCGCCTGCCGCAGGGGCCTGCGAGTGCTGGACGTGGTGGACTGCGAGatgaacgaggaggaggacgacgaggtgtCCGACTGGGtggcggcgttcccgcgggggcACACCAACCTCGAGTCGCTCTGCTTCGACTGCTTCACCCCGCAGGTGCCCTTCGCCGCGCTCGAGGCCCTCGTCGCGCGCtcgccgcgcctccgccgcctcggcgTCAACCAGCACGTCACGCTCGGCCAGCTGCGCCGCCTCATGGCGCTCACGCCGCACCTCACGCACCTCGGCACCGGCGCCTTCCGGCCCGGGGACGCCGCCGAGGACCAGGGGCTCGACCTGGCCCAGATTTTGACCGCCTTCTCCTCCGCCAACACGCTGGCTTCGCTCTCCGGCTTCCGTGATCTCGCGCCCGAGTACCTGCTCACCATCGCCACGGTGGCCGCCGCCAACTTGACGACCCTCGACCTCAGCTACGCTCCGGTCACCCCGGATCAGTTCCTGCCCTTCATCGCGCAATGCCGCAATCTGGAGACGCTATGGGTATTGCTCTCTCGGTGGTATTGCTTTAGTTCCCTCACCTGCGCGCTTCTCCCTTTAATTTCTGACGACAACCTCTTTTGCCACCAGGTGCTTGACTCGGTGCGCGACGAGGGGCTCGAGGCCATGGCGAGCTTCTGCAAGAAGCTCCAGGTTCTCCGCGTGCTCCCATTGGACGCgcacgaggacgcggacgagcTGGTGTCGGAGGTTGGCCTGGCTGCCATCTCCGAGGGCTGCCGTGGGCTCCGCTCCATACTCTACTTCTGCCAGAGGATGACCAATGCTGCTGTCATCACCATGTCGCACAACTGCCCGGAGCTCAAGGTATTCCGATTATGCATAATGGGAAGGCTCCAGCCTGACCATATGACCGGGGAGCCCATGGATGAAGGCTTCGGCGCCATTGTTCGCAACTGCAGCAAGCTTACTAGGCTCTCCACATCTGGACGCCTCACTGATCGAGCGTTTGAGTACATTGGCAAGTATGGCAAGTCAGTGCGGACGCTCTCTGTGGCGTTTGCCGGAGACGGTGATCTCGCGCTGCAGCACCTCCTCCAGGGATGCTCCAAGCTGGAGAAGCTTGAGATAAGGGACTGCCCGTTCGGTGATGCCGGCCTCCTCTCCGGAATGCACCATTTCTACAACATGCGCTTCGTCTGGATGTCGGGCTGCAACCTGACGCTGCAAGGTTGCAAGGAGGTGGCACGCCGGCTTCCACGCATGGTGGTGGAGCTGGTAAACAGCCAGCCTGAGTCAGAGAGGACAGATGGCGTGGACATCTTATACATGTATCGATCACTTGAAGGGCCAAGGGAGGATGTGCCGCCATTTGTGAAGATCCTGTAAGCTTCTTCGGCAGTATGCTCAGTTCAGATCAAATGCAGCCTGTGCGTGAACAGGTGCGGCAAGACGCTGGAGTTGCAGACATGGTAACACTTTACCGAGCTCGACGTCGGAGGAGGAGTTCCAAGCCATATACGGGAGCCGCGGAGCAGTTATTGTTGTTGTACTAGGTAGGGTTCATCGgcatttctgagttatctacgagAAGATCATAAGTGCAGCGGAGCAAGCTTTTTCGAGGGGGCTTCATCATCGCTTCCTCAGTTTTGTTTGCTGCTCCAAGAGCCTTCTGTTTGAGGACAACCCGTCGTTGCTGGCATGGCTACGATGGTGTTGTCTAATTTTCCGAAACAAAGCTTGTCATCACCAGATTAAATTCATTAACACTTTTTACTGTTCTTGTCGCATAGTTTCTTTTCCATATTCGCATTCATCTGTCAGAATTCTGAATTGAAACCTCCTGAATTGATCTATGTTTTTCATTCATTTCATCTATGAGATAAGAGCTATGTTCTCACGTTCTGTGATCTGAATATCTGATATGTGGTGGAATTTTGAAGTGTCTTTTTTGGGTTGTCCTTTCGTGATCTCATCTGAATCCTGAAGTTTGGCTGCTGGTATCATTACCAGAGGACCTACTGTCACAGCCTGAAAGTTCTATCCGTAGGGCGGGCTTCCTTGCTCCACGGTCACCAAAAGTTTGGCCCTGGTCCATCAAGCGATTATTGCCTCGCGTCGGCTTTGTCTTGACAGCCCTAGTTTTCTTAGCCGACGTGTCCGTCTTCCACAGCCTGGAGAGTGGAGACAACGACGGCGACTCTCAGCCTCCATCCAGACTGTGAATCTCTGATGGCTATATGAGAAGTTTTTTCACTGTAAATCACATGCTGATACACCTGCTAACTGTTAGCCACCAcagccttttcttttcttttcttttcctcgaCCTTCTTTTTTTCGGGTAGCTGTTATCTCTGATGGCTCTGCCGGTAACGCAGCTCCGGCGAAAAGAAGCTCGGACAGTGACCAATCGATCTACAGCTACAGCCGAGAAGTGTGGCGCATCCAAGGATGATAGAGAGTGATGGCAAATGATGAGGGAGTGATGACCGGTCGACCTCGACGGGGATTGATCGATCGTTTGACTCATCCTCACCAGTCACTCACTGGTCTGAGCGATGTAGTCTTCAGAGCTCAGATCACAAGGGGGGTAGATGCCAAGGCATGGAGGATCAAATAAGGACAGTAAAATCTGCACGTGGCGAGGAGATTCCTCTGCAAACTCGATGGCTTCTTTGACCGCTTttacttcttttttttcttcttcttccgccgATCATCTGCAACTAAATCAGAATTTGCAAGCGATTTCGTTCGCTGTCAGCGATGATCGAACATGACACGGTTGAAAACACAAACATGATCAACTGGGAGAAAAATCTACCAACTGGAACAGGAGATCTCTATTGAGTTTGATGGTAGGACCGTCCAGTGGTTGCGATCGGTTGCCCTTCTCATCTCGAGACATCTTGTCAAATAATTGGTTACTGTTCCAACTTCCAGCTGaagacgaaggaggagaaaagaaAAGATCTTCAGATCTGGTGGACGTTGTGCAGTCGCGCAGACCAGCCATGGAAATAGATCGACGAGGAAGCACAGTCAAGTGCAGAACTTAGGATTGGTCGCTCCAAATGCAGCAGTAATGGGCAAGGTTACAAGGCCGTCTGATGAGATGATCAAGGGCCCGGCGATTGATTCACCAAGAGGAAAGCTGCAAAGGCTATACGCCATAGGGTACAGCGTTTGCATATGTGCAATCTTTATTGGTACTAGCTAGCTGCTCTACTGGATGAACAGAAACTCAGACTCTCAGGGAGCAATCAGGGGTACATGGTGATTTTTGGAAGATTGCTGCTTGTCCAGTTATACGTGTGAAAAGCGCTTAAATGCAGGCTCAGGGCCTCTTTGATTCAAAACATTTCTAAAAATTTCTATGTTGGAGTTTGATCCATACGATTGTTAACGGTAGGAATTTTTCCTGGGACTTCACTTGGACTAGATTTCATAGGAGAATTTCTATTCAGTTCAACCTCTTGAAAAATTTCATGTTCTCTGTGTGCACAATTATAAGCACCCTTTAAAGCATATACCATTGCAAGATATGGCATCATATTGTGATCCTAAGTTTTTCCTATTCTACGTTCCAGATCACAAGTGGGTGAGAGTTGGATACCATAAGATAATTCATGTCGAGGTCACAGGTAAGGTTGGGACGTTTGATGAGACTTGACGCTGGTTGCTGCAACGCCCATACAGCAGATGGCATGGAGTTGGGCCACTGCTGTTGCTGCCCAATCTTTACCAGCCCAGCTGCTCCAAAATTAGCACGAGGTAAAGCAACTCCCTCCCTCTGGCATGAGTACTTCATGAATGGAAACATAGATAATTTGGTGTGTCCCTCTTATCTGGTAATCCCATCTGAAAGTTGGGTCAGGCATGTGTTTACATATCTGCTACCAGTTTTCTATCAGATCATGTCAGTCATGGTACAACTGCATATGAAATTATGGGCGCATGAGCTGAAAAGTTCCCTTTTATCACTAGTTTGGCTAAGAACTTTTGCTTCTGATGATTATTAAAGGGTCAAGCACAAGTTTAACTGCTAACTGCCTCCTCCGACGTGGGCCCTGGGGCAATAAGACTTGCAATCATATGAGTATACGAGCAGTGATAAGATTGGATTCATAGGCTTACTTTAAAGTGTGACAACACCTTGTTTTCACTACAAATTTCTGTCACGTCACCTTTTCTGACCCTTTTGCTGATTGAAGTAGTAGTGTCATATTCCTAAATATCCAAGATTACATTGGAACAGCATGTCCACATGTATATGAAACCCTAGAGAAAGTGAGGTGCTCCACTAAATCCCAGAAAGCTATTCACCGCATGCATGGCCGGCTGGCCTGATCTCTACCTGATATTTGTACCGGGAATCAATCTACTGCAAACGTCAAAGTTGTTGATGCAACACTGTAAGCGCATCTTTTGTCGAAACATCGGCAAAAGAGTATATAGTGCTTTATAGGAAGGAAAAAAGGGAAAGCAAAGCAGCTTTGTATTTGTGGAAGTTGGATTGCCAGAACATATTCTGTAATCTGAAGCATGAGCAATACTTTTGTATTAGTCAACGAATTCTGATACTAGATGAAATGGTTCTGGGTGAAGTGATATCTGTGACTAAAACATAGCTTTCGCCGATTACTTTCAGCA contains:
- the LOC124696340 gene encoding transport inhibitor response 1-like protein, which codes for MSEEDEDQAPPKRPRATPPPDQVLDNVLETVLQFLAAPRDRSAASLVCRSWHRAESATRLSLAVRNILAASPARAARRFPNAHHILLKGRPRFADFNLLPPGWAGSAFRPWAAAFASAAFPALRSLSLKRITVTDDDLDLLARSLPPSFRELSFLLCDGFSSRGLASIASHCRGLRVLDVVDCEMNEEEDDEVSDWVAAFPRGHTNLESLCFDCFTPQVPFAALEALVARSPRLRRLGVNQHVTLGQLRRLMALTPHLTHLGTGAFRPGDAAEDQGLDLAQILTAFSSANTLASLSGFRDLAPEYLLTIATVAAANLTTLDLSYAPVTPDQFLPFIAQCRNLETLWVLDSVRDEGLEAMASFCKKLQVLRVLPLDAHEDADELVSEVGLAAISEGCRGLRSILYFCQRMTNAAVITMSHNCPELKVFRLCIMGRLQPDHMTGEPMDEGFGAIVRNCSKLTRLSTSGRLTDRAFEYIGKYGKSVRTLSVAFAGDGDLALQHLLQGCSKLEKLEIRDCPFGDAGLLSGMHHFYNMRFVWMSGCNLTLQGCKEVARRLPRMVVELVNSQPESERTDGVDILYMYRSLEGPREDVPPFVKIL